The Limibacillus sp. genomic interval CGCTATCGCCGTAGAACAGCGCCGGGTCATAGGCCATGCCAAGGTACTGGACGATCGCATTCGACTCCCAGAGAACGAAACCGCCGTCGTCGATCGTCGGCACCGTCCCATTCGGGTTCATGGCCCGGTATTCCGGCGTATCCACGACGCCATAGACCTCGTTGCCCTTTTCGATATGGCCCTTGGGGCCCATGGTGGCGCTCGCCAGGGTCAGTTCGTAGTCGAGGCCCAACTCGGCCATCGCCAGCAAGACCTTCTGCGTGCGAGCCGAGGAATGGCGCCCCCAAAGCTTGATCGTCATGGTTCCTGAATCGCTCCCTTGCAAAAAAATCCTTTGAGCGCAGCCAGGCGCTGGCCACGCTTGATCCTCATGGGACCACAGGAATCGACGGCAGGCTACTCGGGCTTGGCCAGGAGGCTCTCGGTCAGCTTCACGATCTTCTCAAGCAAAGCCTCGACCAAGGCCTCCGCCTCGTTTGGTATTCGCGCAAGCGTTAGAAGATCATCACGCGTCAGCTCGGTCGCCTCCACAGCGCCAACCGCCCGCGCATCGGCGAGGTAGGCGCGCCCGGTCAGGGACACTTCGCCGACGATGTCCCCCTCCCCGATCACCACGGTTCGCCCGAGGCCTTCGAGCGCGACTTCGCCGCTCTCGACTATGTAAGCGCCACCATACTCTCCCTTACGGAAAAGATAGGCGCCGTCGTCAATAGAGACCTTGTTCATCGCCGCCCCTCGTACCCCTTCAAATTCGCGTCAACCAAGCGTTAATCACGCAGCTTTAGGATAAGA includes:
- a CDS encoding cyclic nucleotide-binding domain-containing protein; translation: MNKVSIDDGAYLFRKGEYGGAYIVESGEVALEGLGRTVVIGEGDIVGEVSLTGRAYLADARAVGAVEATELTRDDLLTLARIPNEAEALVEALLEKIVKLTESLLAKPE